The Helianthus annuus cultivar XRQ/B unplaced genomic scaffold, HanXRQr2.0-SUNRISE HanXRQChr00c169, whole genome shotgun sequence nucleotide sequence AGGATATACAGAGAGTGGCTGAGGGATCTCgtgggtcttgaattgattgtaaacttcgcattggataatcaatagaataCCAGATTGATAGTATTGTGCATCGTTTCTTCTTCTACTCGTTTATGTgtaaatctgatctagaggattccgcactctaggttggatcgacgattctaTGAAGATCCATACGGATTAGGGGACCTACAGTATTTGTTCAATTCATCTTGATCTTGCATCTTGCAACCCATTTATTACTCAGTCTTGTTTGATTATTAGATCACTCTTGTTTGGGAAAGTAGATTGTAGATAGAGTGGGGGGGGGGAGCAAatcgtagagagagagagagagagaaaagagagaAGAGATGTGGGAGACTTTAGAGAGAGCGtggatttatttttttatttatatatatttttaacaaaataGTCTTTCAATATAAATTATTTACACAATAGTCCTTGGAATGATGAAATGACaagaatgccctcatgtgcaagacacatgagcatatttaaccaaaaaaactAACAGGGTTATGACCAAAGGACAAAATGTGCAACAAATATCCCTATAAAGGGcaaaacctgtcaaaaatcaTTGAAAAAGACACCGCCTGAAAATAGTGTTAAGATAAAGGTGAAAACGTTTAATTTATCCTAAATAGATGCTATGTAGACTAAAGTTATGTATTGCAAAACACACACCCTTAGGAGTTGTACAAAATGTTTATTCTACTTAGAGCTATCATCATAAAAACCCTGTCTCTGAGCAAAAATGTTACATTTTTTCGGAACCCACTTACTCCATTTCATGCCATAGAACCTGCTTGAGTCAGTCACATTTTAACCACTTAGGCCGAACCAATCGTAAAGATACTGGAGTTATCGCCTAACCACACCCAACGTAACATGTGCTTGTCTTAATTCTCATTCCATCACCCAACTATTGACAAGGTGATGAATGAGATCAagacaaacacacacacacgtgGGTGAAGATACGAACTCTGGAGTGTTTTTCGTGGTATAATACATTGTGCGGGCTGTAAAAAATCAAGATCATAACATTTAAATAATACACATAAGGCCATGTGTAATAAGTATCATAGGAGCGTGAAGGAGTTGGATAGCGTCTTTAACACCGTCCCCTTTGGCATTATAAGAGCATGAAGAGATAGACATTTCTAGTATAATGCCAAATGATGAGAAAATAatttagaaaattaaaaaaaaattaaaatgataTTATGATGCTAATGTAGCGGAAAATGACCCTTAGAAAGCATTAACCATTAtggtttgtttaataaataaactaagACTATCTCCGATACAAGATGAAAATTCTTGCAAAAATATTTGCCACATTATCTCTATATTCACTCTCTTTCTTcgttagaccatgcgtagtcgttGGAGTAAATAATGCCTACCCTAAGGCGTTTTGCGTCATGTGGCAGCTCAGTCAGCAATGTGgtattattgggcgtttttacaaaatgagtgtagtggggatgtgggacATTATGTTAAATGAGatgtaaaataattaaataaaaaaagttcTCAAAAAAATTTTATTGGATAACAAAAAGGGAGATGGAAGGTGATTGGACAATGAGATGGGGGCAAGGCGTGTTTCAAAAAACGCCAAGGGGTTTTTTTTCGTGAATAACGTCGAATAACGCCCAGGGGCGGCCCTGGGGCGTTATTGGGCGGTTTGGgccaatttaaaaaaaaaaaaacgccggaCTACGGTGGTCTTAAACACAACACTATTCACAAACTTTATTCTCTCTCTACAAATGCATGTAGTTAGCCAAGAACATTTTTACTCTCTCTACTCTAACTCATCATCCCACACATACATTACATTGGATTTGGTATTTACTACATATACATTTATAAGtcgggggaatagtgccaggcagctgactggcactcccccattggaccaacacgtttattattttatatctactttaaaattacgtttttgcccccaactcaaaataaaattacgttcttgtccccatctcaaaattacgatcCTGCCCTCAACTCAAAAATACGACTTTGTCTGGCACTCCCCGTTGGACCAgtcaatttattattttatatccattctaaaattacgtttttgcccctctttaaaattacgttttgcccccagctcaaaataaaattacgattttgtcccagctcaaaattacgatttttccctccattcaaaataaaattgtggttttgccctcagctcagaattaccttttcgccccagttcaaaataaaattctgttttccccagctaaaaattacgattttgccctttgtacaaaaatgtgatttttccctgtttaaaaaaattgtgatttcgccctcaattcaaaattacgttttttcctcagttcaaaataaaattatgtttttgcccccaactcaaacttacaattttgccatcggttcaaaataaaattatgcttttgcctccagcttaaaattacgattgtgcccttagttcaaatttatattacgCTGTTACCCCCAAGTTCAAAATTACAaatttgcccctgtgaaaatttACAACTTTGCCCCTGGTTCAAATTTTCAGTACTGCCATTACTTTAACTTTTGGCAAAGTACGATTTTACCCCAGTtaaaaaaatacaactttccctcagttaaaaattacaatattgccattgttttagtttttttttttttcaaaaactataaaagtgttttttttaattggttgactcgatttagtTGTTTTTCATGGTTAAtaagctgcctaacactcgcttaTTATTCGGCCATCGTCCCGCAACACGGGCGGACATCAACTAGTAACATACATCTAAAAGAAATTAGATAACAATAAAATTAAACCAGAACGTGGAGGGGTACCTTAGTAAATAACCAATAAATTCGGCTAGGGTTTTGTGTCCGGCCGACCAGCGCCACCACGCAATTCCTCCCGCTTCtccaaaaattttcaatttttttttattattattatcctCCCTTCGGTGGTCAAAGTAACAACTCAAAGGCTGCCACATATAATACAAACCAACAGCCATCAATATCTGAACCCACCCCTCATCCTCTACTCACTCACTCACTCACTCACTCACTCACACAGTGAGTGATCATATCCATATTCacacacttttttatgtgtttgttCTGTTGCAATCCTCATTATCATCATGGATCTGAAAGATAAGGTACACAGTCACACACTTTGTTCAACTCTCATCGTTTTCTCCAACTCaatctctctcactctctctctctctctatatatatataaatttaaacaagttCAAATCCAACTATATATTTTTGCAGAGATCAGTCGAAGAAAAAGCCGAGAGTCCGTTAGCATCCTCAAATCAGACAAAATGCTGTACCGATTGTCAAACCACTACAACTCCTCTTTGGAGAGGCGGTCCTGCTGGTCCCAAGGTAGTAtgtttttcttcatttttttatGCTGTTGAAATGTTTGAGGCTCTTCATTGCTGGTTTCTTTCTTCAACATGATTTTTAAGTTTTCGCGATTATTGATTTCAGATGAACTCGAAATGTATTGTATCGATTTCGAAGTTCTACCGCTGAATCGTTGATTTCTTCTAATGAATTtgaagtttttttattttatttttacgattattaattttcgatgtttttgtgattattattattaattttgatttggtttttgttGAAAGTCGCTTTGCAATGCGTGTGGAATCAAATACAACAAGAAGAGAAGATCACAAATGAGTGGATATGATAAAAGCAGAAGAAAAACATCAAAGAATGCGAAACGAAACGGCGATTTGTTGAAGGTGAGAGTGATGGTGATCGATCAaaaacaacagcagcagcagcagaggAAGAGATCATCGTATGAAAGAGGGAAGCCATGGTGGAACAAGCTACGAGAAGAAGAACAAGCTGCTATACTGTTGATGGCAATCTCTTGTGGTGGATCTCTGTATTGAGTTTTTCAATTTGGGGgaaattcaaaaccctaactaattAACAGTGTTCTAACCCTAGCTTAGCCAGAAAGGGGCGAAACTTTccatgtttattttatgttttggtTGACAACTCATATCTCTACTGTTTACTGCGTTTTCATTGCAATCTACCTGACAATGCTTCATTAGGTCAAACTTGACATCCTTGCGTAGTCTCTTGTACGCTTTTTGTTTGGCATGTTTAATGCAAATgcaataaattattttaaaaaagGTACAAAAAATGATGGAAAGGAACTAAAGTTTATTTGACTTTACACAATCAATCTTAAATCTGCCCTTTATGacattttttttgtaattattatctGGAAAATAGTACGTATAATCTATAACAATTTCCTAAAGTAAAATCCTTATCACGTAACTTTTCATAGAGCCTTCGTTCTCCGGATAACGAGCGTTAACGGCTAGTTTGATGGACCGTTAAATTTCCAACCGTTAAAAAACGTTAACAtttcaacaacaaaaaaaatttaaCTTTACTTACACTTTATGTATCTCACAATTTTACTAAAACCACACCATTCCATTTCACACCACTCATTTCACACAATGTTTTTCAACCACAAAAACACGTGGGACCCAACAATCCGCTTTGAGCTAAGACTATAgggtatggggcgtgggttgggtacaaacgcccacgtcaccatcccgggtgggcttgagtttgggcgggggtttcagcccgggcgttgggcagGGCTACACACATGACATGGCGGCACCTCATTGGCCAAGAGCACTAGccctttgaaattggctttttTCCACGCCACCCAACCCACAGCCCACCATACCTATTGGAGGAGCCCTATCCCACATCGAAAGAATAAGACCTTCCGGTTGTATTAATAAGATCTTGGGTTACTCCCTCTATCACCAATTGGTTTTAGAGTGGAACCCCATAGACTtcaatatggtatcagagccacggctCTATGTCAGCTCCGGTTAAGGCCACGTGTACACCTCTTGATAGACCGGGTTACACGTGCGGGAGGGTATTGGAGGAGCCCTATCCCACATCGAAAGAATAAGACCTTCCGGTTGTATTAATAAGATCTTGGGTTACTCCCTCTATCACCAATTGGTTTTAGAGTGGAACCCCATAGACTTCAATAATACCCATTTGAAATTGGCTTTTGGTCTTGGGTGCCCCATAGTCCACGTGTCGCACCATGCCCCCAACCCacaccccaccataccccacggtgtAATCTCACAAACAACAAGCAACAAATCCGTATTGAAGAGACCCGCAAACGGGTGAGATCGGGTATTATCCGATACCCCTTCCACGCCAACATCCCTTCTTCcgtcaccaccatcaccacttcCCAGCTTTTTATGGAAACTATTCTCCACCAAATCAACCACCAACAATTTTTCAACAAACCCAAAACATACCCTAAACCCAACCCACTTCCTCAAGAGGTGGACGTGAAAGAAGGCGGAGAATGTCGAACGTGCTCCCAAAACGTCGAGAGGTAGACACCTAGCGAAGAACTAACATTGGCACAAGCATAGCTAGACGTGTCGGTGGATTCGATTATTTGTAAATTTTTTCTccattaaatttatatttttttttagtaaactaatttttattttgttgctactaatttcattttttttaaattatagcAACCAACCAAGATATAGTCGTCTTTTGGAAGCGTATACGTGAGAAGTTTTTCGCCACAATGGCCGTAATATCGTTTGCCCGATTTGTTTTCGGGCAATTGGACCACAATGTGCACCAAGATCAACAACTTCAACAACATATACGATAAGCACGCCAAAAATCACACAAGAAGAAGCGGTGGACATCATGTCCATCGCCCACACCGAACATAGAATGCATCATGGCTCGGTGTTTACGATGATACCTTCTTGGGAGCTACTTCGCAAATCTTAAAAGTGCCATCTTATATCGTCGTTTGACACATCAACCCATATATCAAAACGGTCCAAATTATCAACACCTAGCGAACCATCCTCGTCCGATGCTTGTTCTACTTTTAACTTAAACGGAGACAATGATAAAGTGAATTTTGAGGAACCCCAAGAGCTGCCACGACCAATGGGTAGGGGTAGAAATAAGGCAACAACACGAGCACGAGGCACCTCCTTGACAACGCCATTAGACGACCCATCAAGGTTGGACAAGTTCGACATTAGACTCACTTGGCTTTTGACGATTAAGGAAAAGGAACATGAAATGAAATTGGCGAAACAAATCGTGAAAGATTTGAAGTTCCTCGAGAAAGACCTTTCCTACCTATCGGAGGAGGATCAAGCCATTTTCGAAGCTCGTAAGGCAAAAATTCGAGCaaaatatatgtagttttttagtagtttttttttaatttttttatttttaaattaggTTGCAAAAATTAGGTTGCATGTAGTTTTTATTAAGTAACTTTGTAGTTTTTCTTTTTAAGTAGGTTGCAAAAATCCGagcaaaatatatgtattttttaaaaacaaaattaaacaaGTAGTTTTTATCAATAACTTTGTAATtttattgaaaattaaaaaaatgaaattataaaaaacaaataattagGTTATTATAATAGGGGAtttaaaccattgcatgcaaATTAAAGGAAATGACTTTAAAGCTCCCTATGTAACATGGATCCTATGTGACAGGATGTGACATTATAAAGCCTCTAAAGACTTTATACCATACCACTCGGCCTTATACTCTTATAGTATCAAATGTCATGTTTTTATTCATGTTTAAAACAAAATAGGTAGTTAAACAATAATGGAAGATAGTATTTGACTTAAACATTAGAGTCAATCTTAAATGTCGATTTGTTTAGTCTAACATTAACCCTAATTACTATACTTTATAGCTATAAACTGTTTCACACCTATAGGTAGCGTTTATTTCTTGGGATGTAATGGAACTGGAATTGAAATTGAAACTGAAATTGAAATGTAATTTGGTAGATAAGTGTATTTCTTTCAGTATAGTGGGTTTTAATAAAATTAGCCTTTCAAAAAAAAGTGTATTTGTTTCACATAATGGAATGGAATTAGAATATATATTATCTTCCTTATTTTGTTCAACTCTATTTCATTTTTTGAaaccaacaaaataaaaaatGGAATCAAAATTCCAATACCATAAAAAATCATTCCATCCCGTAAAATGAACGTTACTTTAGGGTACACAGTATAATATCAGGATGATAGAATCGGAAATCTTAACGCCATACGGGAACACCGCACCCTTCTATTCAGGGACGATCTAAAGCTTTAAAACCGGGGAGCATATACCAATATTTGGTGAAGATCAGGGCCAAACACaaagaaagaaagagaaaatAAGGAATCGGGACCGTGCGAATCCAAATCATGGCTGTCGGTGCCCTTTTCTTCCCGTAAACAATACCATGTACCCTTAATATACAGATAGTAAGAGCACTAAGACCATGGGGGTGTGGGGTCCCCCCTCCCCCCCGTCTCTTCTCGTCGCCCTcgtcccacaccgcccccctcccCCTCGTCGCGGCGCAAACAGCGTCACCAGGCCGTTGAAGACGAGCCATTTGATTGGtatgttctctctctctctctctctctctcctttatTATAtattggtttttatttttaagttgggTCGTTCtccacacccttgggtagtcccCAAAGGGATTGCCCTCCACCCAATGTGACATGGCGCCAAGGTGACGGATGATCCCAAAGGGACTACCCAAACCACACCCTATGGTCTAATATGGTATGTCAAAAGTCCTTTTTGGGCTATGAGTTTGAGAATGTTTAAACAAACTTAGTTTAAGTGTGCTAGTATTAAGGGATTTTCATACCCACCTAAAGGCTTTGGTTGATAAATCCCTACTCATTTCCTCTTTGTTAAGTTACGAACTCATACTTATAAGAATTCTTGAGAGCAAATGAAACGCTGCTTAATTACAATAGATCTATATACTTTTGTTATTTGGTTAATGGTTATACATTTCTTAACATACCTCAAATGATTATTTCGAGCATGCATGGTCACTTTGACCTTGGATAAGTTTGGTGCAAGATGTGGATTTAATCTTGATTTTTGACTTATAAATgattaatatcatcaataaaatgtGTTTAGATAACAGTGACGTCTTTGAGAATTAATGTACCATGTTCGAGGTCAAAAATGTGCCCTTATATCTTAACGATAAACAAGGCATTTACGAAAATGACAAAAATCGTATTATTCGATAAACAATGTGTAACATCCGCCAAAAACGGATCTCCGATACCCATCCGTTTGAAAACCGGATCCTAAACgaactttttttatttatattagaTGTCGCATATTTAGAAACTACTATAACTAGTTTTTTTGGGtttaaaatattaattttatGAATGGAACTTGTtagtcaggttaataattacaaaAGAAATAACTAACCTAGTTATAAATTTTAGATTAAACTAATTTCCTAATTGAAGGGACTGATTTGGTAATTCTTAAGAACTTTTAAGTGCAAGGACCAGTTGTACAATTATTGGAAACTGTTAAATGAAATTCAATAAAAAGGGAACCaagggactcgaacccgggtctcacCGGGCCCAAAGAACTAACCAAAACATGCACGCCACTGCACCAAAGATCATTTTATGTACATTGTTTGATTCGATATCTATttattaacatatatatatatatatatatatatatatatatatatatatatatatatatatatatatatatatatatata carries:
- the LOC118489734 gene encoding GATA transcription factor 15-like; its protein translation is MDLKDKRSVEEKAESPLASSNQTKCCTDCQTTTTPLWRGGPAGPKSLCNACGIKYNKKRRSQMSGYDKSRRKTSKNAKRNGDLLKVRVMVIDQKQQQQQQRKRSSYERGKPWWNKLREEEQAAILLMAISCGGSLY